A segment of the Lycium ferocissimum isolate CSIRO_LF1 unplaced genomic scaffold, AGI_CSIRO_Lferr_CH_V1 ctg11618, whole genome shotgun sequence genome:
ATGTTTAACTATTCATTAGACCAAATTATTAGGCCAGATGAAAAATCTACAACCAAAAAGGGCTCATAACTCACATATGACGGTGGAAATACGTCATTTATAAGTTGTATAAACTATaaatgttgtaatatgtaggcAGTCGTCTCAGATTGTCAATAATAACTAACTTACTACATATAAAAGGTATAATCGATAGAGCTAAGGGATAATTTAGAGACTTCCCCTCAAGTTTCGATTTATGacaataacttttctttttgatttataatattatacttatttttcttattttaatttctttatacCTGTTTGTTTAAtctatttatcattaataaacaGCTATTACAAGTTGACGACTTTTCCCTCACTAATAtagtctttttaaaaaaaaaattaattatgcaaacatcttttcttaattgatactttaaaataaaactGCCATACATATGCTAGGTCTCGTTTTAACATTTTGCTTTCATGTGACGATCCAAATTTGGATAAGCGCGTGACCTGCACGCAATGTCCTAGACTACGcatcgagcgaaccaactgatCTTAAAACATTCATAACTTTTAGAAAGGGAACACGGAACCTAGTGAATGATGTATTGTAGTGCTCAAGGAAGGTGTAGTCATTTTTATCCCAATTGAATATCCTACCCTATGCCAAGCCTAGATTGAGTATGTCTACATTAGTGGAGATCTACATGAAGGGCATGCAAGCTTATGGTACTACTTGTCACAAGGTAAACTTCTTATTAAAACCGAGGTTAATTTGTCCCCAGGCGGTAGTCAAGTCCTGCACTTGCCTAAGCCTTCCCAACATATAGCCAAATTTAAAGTCGCTTACTCTTAGTCTTATTTAGGCATGGCAACAACGTAGTAAGTTGAATGAACAAAGTAAGGCAACGAGTATGAAGTAACAAAGGCGACATAATTTAAAGAACACTGGGCAACGTTTACAGGAAACTCTTATCCCAATATTGTATTAAACTCAACCATACCAAGACAGTTTAtgtctttaattttaatttgtacTGTATAGTTCATAATAAAGCTTTACAAAACGGTTAATGTTGTACCGTGTCTAACAGACCAGCAGATGTACAATAGTATCCTTCAATTAAGGATTCAATTAATTTGAAAgtacaattaatttttttgattaagcTTGTCACATTATATTGTCCTTCATAATCAGGGCGGTGCTACAAGCTCAGCCAGTCTTCTGGTAATAGAAACTCAATAGCTTTAGCTCAGATTTAATATTTGTGTTTAAAATTCTTTGTCTAGAacaataaatttaaaatcttaACTCCGCCTTTGTTCAGAATGGGGAGAGACAATACAGAGTCAACTGATGCAAACCAAATAATATAGTAGAGTTTAGTTGAACCTGTTTAGtcccttcgtcccaatttatgtgacacatttagctttttgagagtcaatttgactaatctttgaagataaattggattagatcaaCGTAatgttttgaaattaaaatttaaatattaaaaaaactaTAAGAAAAACAGAAAGTGTTGCATAAATTGGGACTGAGAGAGTAAAtggtaaaaaaaacaaaaaaaacaaaaaaaattattgaattacTGGTGGTGCAAGAAACTTGAGAATAAATAAAGACTAGGTTTAATTAATAATTCAGAATAAAAgtcaataaatacaatatcTTCCTTATCCTACAATCTTTGTATACAAGTAGCTATGATAAGTAGAAATATCTCATCATATCGATAAATTAAGAACTCATAgaaaatttcattctttcttcatttccacGAGGCTTTGATATCCCTGCTTGGAAATTAATTCGCTTGTGGATAGCCGAGGGCTTAATAAAGTCCAAACCGGCGTTCACTCTTGAAGAGACAGCACAGTACTATTTGAACGGCCTTGTCAGCAGAAATTTGGTGATGGTGATTTCAAAAAAGCCCGATGGTCAAATAAAAAGATGTCGTGCTCAGAACATGTTGCACGAGTTCTGCAAACTAGAGGCTAGTAGAAAATGGTTTTTCCAAGAAATAAGTTCAGCTGATCTTGATCAGGCTATTGTTTCTATACATGATCCAAGTACTTCTCGTCGATTGTGTATTAAATCCTCTCCTCTTCATGATTTTCTATCCACAACGCCGTTTGCAGAGCATGTGAGATCTTTTTACTGCTTCTCCACAAGACAGATCGAGTTGCCTCCTAGTAACATTAAATCTCTCTGCAAAGCGTTTCCATTGATCAGGGTCTTGGACATTGAATCCCTGAAATTTGTGTTCTCCAAGGAATTTAACCAACTGTTTCATTTGAGGTATATCGCTTTTTCAGGTGACTTTGTGGTGCTTCCTCTGGCCTTTGGTAAATTTTGGAACATACAAACCCTTATACTAAATACATCGGCTTCAACTCTTGAAATAAAAGCTGACATATGGAACATGTTAAGATTGAGGCATGTACACACCAACATTCCTGCAAAACTGCCGTCCCCTTCTACCTCATCAGGTAAAGCTTCTGGCCTTCAAACTCTGTCTCAGGTTGCACTGGAGAGTTGCAAGAAAGACGTCCTTGCCAAAGCTTGTAATCTCAAAAAGTTGAGCATTCGAGGGCCAATGATGGCTTTCCTTGAAACCAACAATGGTGGACACATCAATCTTGAAGAACTGAAGTACCTGGAAGAACTGAAActtttgaatgatgttcttTATGGGAGTAAAGTGCTTCACCTTCCTCCATCATTCGTCAGGATTCTACGCACGGTGAAGAAGTTAACTTTGTCTAAGACAATGTTTGATTGGGACGAGGCAAATAGTTTGGGGAATCTAGAATCCCTCGAGGTCCTGAAACTGAAAGAAAATGCATTCACGGGAAAGTCATGGAACCCGGAGATAGGAGGTTTCCTTCAACTCCAGGTCTTGTGGATTGAAGGGGCACCCGACTTGGAAACTTGGGAAGCTTCAAAAGCTCATTTCCCAAGACTTAGGCACCTCGTTCTTAAATCTTGCGAAAATCTTGAGGCTGTGCCATTTGAGTTGGCTGATGTATGTAGCCTTCAAGAGATGAGGCTGGAGAACACAAGCAAAGCGGCCAAATATGCAAAAGAAATAGAGATCAATAAACTGGAAAGCGACATCAAATTCAAGCTCACCATACTCCCTCCTGAAACTGATTAGAAGGCTGAGGCCCACAAAGCAGAAAGGTCAGTTAGACTTCATCTTTTTTCTTAAGATAATTTTAAATAGTCTTATGTTCATGTCCTAATAGCCAGCTGCTATCATTATCATTAGAGACAGAGGCGAAGCCTTAGGATTTGAAACCTATTTATTCTGGATTCTAATCTTTTTTAGGTAATagggttctaaattaataatttataaatattcaatTGATATTTAAGAGAAATTCAGGATATAACCAAAGCTACTGATTTCGGCCGAACTTGTAGCTGACATTCTAGTTGTGCCTTGATTAGAGATTCCTATGAGAGTGAATCTATTCTCTGTGTTATATATCCTTTAAGGCTGTTTCTTCTGTGATTATATATTGAGTGCTTTTCtagtatttattttcaatcTTTCTGCAGGACAAATAGTCTGCTATTTGATAAGGAGTCAACGCATTTCATGTTTTCAGCAGTCTGCTCATCATATTCCAATATATTACAAGCTGTTTGTGTTGTATTTATTCAATCATTGTGAAGCTGATCAGCTTCCTGGTTGTTGTTACATTTTGcaattctccatatttctttctAAGTTGTAGTGAAACTGTTCCATCTTTCCATTTCCGTTGTGTCTGTATTGCCAATTTACTTCACGGATCTTGTTGAAAGATGtcattccctttttttttccttccaataAAAGAAATCTTATTCCGCTTAATGTGCTTAATTTCATCAAGATGAGTTCTGCTTATAGAAAACCTTAAAAAACCTCTAAACTTGACTCGGATTATTAGTTCCCTCTAGACATCTTATTAGTTTGGCAAATTGACTGTTTAATTTGAGTTGAATTTGAGCGAAGTCAAAATGAGCTGAAGCAATAAATGTTATTGTCCGACTCTGCCCAATAAACTTCCACTACGCCACCACCTCTCCATATGAATAGTCACTAATTTCAGCAACTAAAATCACTCAACAGATCCTCCATTGCACCATCTCAAattcaattaaaaaatttaaaagaaaccttTTGTTCACAAAAATGGAACCATGTCAATTTTCACACTAGTGAATAAATGCTAGAAAGTTTTGACTTTGTCCAATAATATGAGTGAATCTGCCATTGAAGACAAGAAGATAAGGAAGAAATAGAAGTCTTTCATTAAAGGTAATTTCAATTCCTTCaagatgaaaaaagaaaaattaaagaaattgaaaaatctGACATTGGAGACTAAGGTCTGCTCTTTCACAAAACTATGGTGtttggggaaaaagaaaaaggaaccgAGGTGGGGTGGGTCTAATGTGAAGACATGGATAAAAAAAGGGaagttaaaagaaaagaaaaaagagtaagaaaaaatatttaaaacaatttattttttttcgtaACGTTGGCACGTGGCAAAAATATTTGAGTTCCTACTTTTTTAATAGTTGCGTTAGACGAAATCTCAAATAAAGGCAAAGGTGTTCCTTTTTGCTAACAGCAAGGTCATAAAACTGCCTGTTTCTCCTGTTGCAATTTTTAGTGGTTAAACCTTGTCTAGCTCAACATACCTTTGCCACTTAAAAGAATTTCAATGGCTAGAGGTTGTTCAGAAAACATAAAGAAAAGGAGACTTCTCTCTTATGGATATGCTTTTGGAAAGGCTACATTAGATATGCACTTGTCATGAGGCCAGTCCATTTCTCTACATAATCCCACTTGTGGCTATTGCATGATCACCTGTTGAATGCAATAATTTTTAAGCTACTAATCTGGATAGTCAACCACTTCCTGAATATTTCAGTGTTGATGAAAGCCTTATTAGCAGTTTCACGTAAAGACATTTGATGTctatatgatatttttgagtgTCCATCCTTGATTTTGGTCTTCCACAATTACTCACAACTCCATATCTACTTTGTACTTGTGCAGAAAATGCTTTTGCCTTGTGGTCTCCCACCCGAAAGGGAAGATGATTAAGAGTTGCAACACGATAGCACCCTTCAGACTCGGACCTCTGTCAAGCCAAACCTTCCTGCTTTGATCTCGAGTTCATAACACGTAAGGTTAATGTGATGTGAAATATTTGACTTGTATTAATCCCGAGTTATCTAGTGAAAGCACATTCACGGATACATATTTTGAGTTAATTGAGTTGTTTTTTCATGTTCAACTAACAgataaatatttcaagttcatTAGTTATTTTTTCATGCTCAAGTGCCATGGAGAGGTTTTGAACATCGAGTAGCTGCTATATAGTTGTGGTAAACGTCCACAAGTCATCACAGATATACAAGAGTGAGCTGAGCAACTCATATTCAATAAAACATACTAGGATGAAGCAGCATAAAAGTTCTAAGTAAAATTATGACTCCACCGGCAGCCTAGCCTTAGTGATTCTTTAATTCTAACTAGTATACGTCCTAATGCAATCGATAAGCGATCGAGTTGGTAAACGTAATCATGAACATGTTTATTGAACAATTTCAAGATGCAAGTTGTTGTAAAATATAATGATATCATAAAGCTTACATGAGCGAATGCTAGCATATTTAGCACCTCGACAGGTTATAATAGCTAATACTTATGAAAAAACAAACCAATATATAAGCTTAGTTCATTATCTAAATTTGATACCATAACTTTTAGCATTATTTATTTTACAAATTAATCGAAATCATAAATATCCTCTCTCAATCCCTATTATCCTCTTGTAGGCATTAGTttactataattttttatttagtgttttaccTATAATCCAAATAATAATTTTGAACTACTTATATTTTGTTTTCAATATGATATATTGAATTTTAGTTTGGATTATTAATACTTAACCTAAATCAATACAAACTTGAGATAGACCTAAGAATATTGGTGACATCTCaacataataatttaacaaTCTTTTAGTAGGATTTTACTTGATTGCTTGAACTTTTTGTAACTTATAAACAAAGatttgatttattattattttataaattataactatattttaaaatactatattaaaatcatattccACGTGAAATAAAATTTCCCTAACTAATAAACTGGATATGGCCTCTTATAATAAGCTTgagattattggtttggtttggttttagctaaaaaacgTCATGACCTTACAAAATAGTTTTTTGTCTATTAGCATTGTTTCTCCTTTTAGCCTAAAGTGCTTAACCCATTCTTATGCTCAAATCAAATTTAGAACTTTGTATTAggatttttttgttgttgaatattttaataggATGTCTTCCATCTCAcattttgaattattatatatagaatCTCTATATAATTTagcaaaaaaaggaaaaactcaaattttatgGGTTTGGTTTATAGCATTTGGTTTGGATTTTTCAAATACTGCCTCcgtctcattttcaaatcaaatttagaACATTAGaagttattatatatagaatctcatataaattagaaaaaaaggGTAAGCATGCCATTTCTCGGTAGATTAGAAGTACTCCGCAAAGTAGGTAGCGTCATAAAGTATTTGAGTCATGTGTTAGTCATACATCAAGGTTGGAAGTATAGCCGGTTGTGATTAAGAAGTCGACAAAGGTTTGTTGAAAGTTAAAATTTGAAGTCCGTTAGAATATGGGCAGTTTCCCCGAAGCTTTACTCATAGTATacttagggctcgtttggttggaaGCTTTAAGTTATCGCCGCTCTCAAGGTGATAAAAAAACACTCTAATAGAGTTATCTACAGtttttttccaaccaaacgtgggataaggCGGTACTAATTTTTATCCCAGGACTACTTTTCTCTATCTATCATACCAAATGAGCCCTTAGAGTTACAGGGTGATCCACCTATAAAATTAACGGACATTAATAATATGTTTGAGTattaattacttactttattttatttttgaactaAATTCAACATATAGATATCTTGAAAGTATCTGTATTCTCTATCACCCTCattgtacattttttttttctcttataatacttcaattggTTTTTCctatttgaattttaattaaacCATAACTTGAATATATGCCTAATATTTTATCGTTTGAGTATATCTATCCTAATAAAATTTACTCTTGTTAATTTACGTTTGGGAGGATTGGATAATTTTGAAATGCATTCAATTTAGAAAATAGAAGAATAAGAATTATTTGAATCTGAGATGagagtttttttattttctatctccATGAtagatatgtttttttttttttttaaaaaaaatattattcataaaataATCCCTTGTTGGACAAGGCAGAAGAATCACTACAGGTAGCATAAAATTCATCCCTGGAtgccaaaattttattttatttctagcaATATTTTTTTCACGAATAAGATAATTTTCGTATTGTTTATATTTCTGGTGTAAAAAAgttttctatttctattttatAGTTATTATAAGTGCTTTAAATTAAACCATTTGAAAAcataaattatttcaaattgtgTAGATTTGGAAACCTCACGATGATGGTGGCATTAGCCAAATTACAAAATTGAATTTGTGGTATCACTAAATTTTTTAAgatgaattcaatttttttgtagtttaacttctttcatgctactacatattcaagttataGTTTAATTAAAATTCAACTATATGATCACAAATTGAGtttatcaattatttttataaaattttatcatTACCAAAGAATAATAGAGAATGCGatgaagagtttttttttttttttttttttttttaaacaaaatgtaGTCAAATGCATTTTATTAACATATGAAAGGATAAGTTTAGGCAATAGTAAGAGGTCTAAATGAACTCTTCAACCGTGAGTTTCTAGCTTTTCCACCCAGATAATCATTCCACGATACTAATAAAAGGATGACCTTCATTTCTGTTAATATTCATATTCATTAGGCAtataaaataactaaaagatTCTTCAATATAAAAATACTTAAATATTGAGATAAATATTGTTAGCTATAATACATGGATTCACAAACCTTCTAATGGTTGCATCGATTTGATCTCCCTGCAAATAAGAGAACACCAATACAGGTTAGGAATTAgtatataactttgaaaagtaAGCAAATGAAAAGAGTCCATTATTACATATCACAAGTTAGTAGTATAGTTTTGAAAAGtctacaaaaaaaaagatacacacacacacatacatacatacatacatgaaTCCACTTTCACGTTCTTCCCTTTGCACAAGCAAGCATTAAAATCTCAGTGCAAACAAAGTGATATGATATCATTCGTCGCCATATATATAAGTAACTTTTGAGTagcaaataattaaattaagaagCTCACATTAAACACATGCAAACAAAATGACGATCATGTTACATATACGAATTTATCAGTGTACACATTCACGTTGTGTTGTTTATCAGTATACGCGTCCTGCGTTTACAAAAGAGAGGCATGGACCGAACCGCTGCTTGGACTACTAAACAGTATATGTTCCTCCTCTAATCTTGTTCTGTCTCCGATAACTAAATTCAAGTTTCTTGTATCTTCTCCACTCTTCTGACCTTTGAAATTTAAGCAACGGAGAAGGCTATCGATGCGCCGTCCAATATTCATGTTGTGTTGTTTGTGCATGTGATCGAAAATGACCAATGGGACAGGATATGGAGCATCCTCTTCTAATTGGGCTAAGGCTTGCGATAGAGCTAAACAAAATGAACGATCATGTGCTCATGAAACGAATTGTTCCATCGAAGTTGAGCAGATTtgattaattatatacatatgtcaagTTTAGTTGAGCAAATATGGTGGTGTGAGGGTGTGTGATCGTGGGGAGGgaatgaggaagaagaagtagTTGTTTGGTGGAAAACTATCCACCACGTTTCAAGTGGAAAGACATcctctttgttttgttttgatacacagtttaaatttcaaatttatgtataaacatGTCTTAAAATTCGGTGTCCAAGAACGTGTTGCATCTGTAAAGAAAAATAACCACCACAATTAATAGtatctcattttttctttttctttttttggtttctcCATTATAGAAATTACTACGTGCATTGGATGTTGTGGGGTTACCACGATTCAATTCAAAATGTTTACaatgaaaatttaaataaaatccaaaattttaacATTCAAAAGTTATATTAGGTACAAAGTTAGTTAgctttttctaaaaatataacTCTTGGCTTCTATTTGAGATGCCACTTGGTTTTTTTAAAACTCAGTTATTAGAGTTAGttttttgtcctaaaattgTACACATGTCAAGATCTACTTATGCCACTTGACTTAATCCTAGGCTAGACTAtcctttttttaataatatatagattctGTAAGCATCGGAGGGTAAAAACTTATCATTTTTGGTGGTTGAGAGTTTAGAATACTATTTTATGGATTATCATAAGAATTGACTCTCTTTAATGTAAAGAAAAAGTTGTGAACAATTGAATAATACAAGCAACTTTTGACAAATACATAGGAACTGGTGACCTATTTAACACGATAGGTTAGAACAATATTACTACATCCGTCCACATTTAGTTGTCACCTATTGACTTAACACGCCTATTAAAGAACCAAAAATAGAATGAAAAGTTTACCATATCACCCTTTGAATATACTAAATTTAATGTCTTTGGAAATGCATTGGGAGATGACTTTagttaataataagggtaaagtaggaaaaaatgataaattatgtcttggtttttaaagTGGACGAGTAAAAGTGgatatctatttttttattatagtggacaagtaagagtggacggagggagtaccaaATTTTTCCCTTCTGTCATATTTATGAATAATTGATCAACACATATAATATTTTCCTATAAGACAGAACTTGTGGTCAATTCAGCAGGTTTACTCTGTTTGACTTATTGAAATATCCAAAACTTTTGCCCCATATGCAAAACTTATTGGGGATTTGGTACAGTGTGCTAAGTGTTAGACTTAATTAGCATATATTAGCCAATCTTTAATAAGTTGGCACAAAATAGCcaatatacatgttttgggtcAAATAGTTTAGCACACACTGACCCataattttttgagaaaaattagCTTCCACCTTTTCATTCTCTCTCGACATTTGTTTTCTTTATACAATAGTTTCtatcatttcttctttttagtTTCTCATTCTCTCTCCATTTCAACTCTCACCACTTTGTTCTCCTAAAATCGATCAATTAGAACTCCCACTACAAGAATCTCTCACAATAAACTATCATAACAGctgtaaattttcaaaaaatttattggGTTTAGTAGAGTTCAAAATAGGGATACACCTTCGGATCAATTTTGGAGCCTTTTGTTGATTTATACTACAAATACATGGGGAAgaaaagtttttcaaagaacTTTAGCAAGAATCGGGCTTCTGTTTCTGATTTTGaacatttcaatttcaaagaTTCTGATATGGATAATTCTGAATCGGAAGATTCTAATTTTGAAGATTCTGATATGTATAATTGATTCTGAATCTGTTTGATCAAATTCGTTCATTGGATGATGAATGCAGTTTTGAGTTTTATACACCtaatgtatacatatgtttggGTTCCTGTTTTTTTATCGATGCTGTATTTTGTATACATTTATTGTATACACCTTCTGGGTTTTTTTCAGGTTGTTATAGTCACCTAATGTATACATCTGTTTGGTTATTGTTTTTTATTGAATACCGTACAAAACATATAATGTATACGCCTTTTggttatataaacgaaatgtaTACACATGCTGGGTTTTATTGCATGACGCTTTGTATACATCTATTGTATACACATGATTTTTTGTTGAATACAGTTGGTTTATTGTCTGATTTTAGTTGGATTTGCATAGACATATTGTATACACCTTCTGATTTGGATACATATGGTTGTGCACATAACAAATTGAACTCGTTTTTCtaaattataaaagaatacATCAATTAAATGTATAAATCAAGTATTTTCTTCCTACGACTACATGTATAAATAAACTAttcttgaaaaaggaaaaaaaaactttttttttaattttgtacaTCAAATGTATACATAAACTATTCTCTGTAATCAAATACATGTTACTTCACAATGTATGTcagaatgtatacatgatgCTTCATAGTAtacatcaatatgtatatatggtacTTCACAATATACATAtcagaatgtatacatggtacttcaTAATATATCATGATAGATTTTAGATTTTGATCGGAGaaatttaagaagaaaagagagTGAAAAAATGAATGAGATATACATAGTAATGGAGAGATGGAAGAAATAAGAGAGAGAAACATTGAAGAGATTTCTTTACTTGAATTTTCTATTTGTTGGGTTCCTAGATTCCTAATTTTGGGGATATCACGTAacaaaataaagggaaaaaattgtatccctaattttaaGGATACAATTACttgaaataaggaaaaagaaagatatgCTCCCCTATTTTTGCTCAGGCGAACTGCAAATTCGGCTACATAGTACCAATTATTTTAGGCCTAATTTTCACTAAAGACTTTTAGGTTAAAAAAATGTCAATCTTATCTAGAACTTGTATCTATATGTCAATTTCCCAAACTTATTTATGCTCACACCTTATGCTCAATGGACAACAAAAAATTAGCCTA
Coding sequences within it:
- the LOC132041761 gene encoding putative late blight resistance protein homolog R1A-3, coding for NFILSSFPRGFDIPAWKLIRLWIAEGLIKSKPAFTLEETAQYYLNGLVSRNLVMVISKKPDGQIKRCRAQNMLHEFCKLEASRKWFFQEISSADLDQAIVSIHDPSTSRRLCIKSSPLHDFLSTTPFAEHVRSFYCFSTRQIELPPSNIKSLCKAFPLIRVLDIESLKFVFSKEFNQLFHLRYIAFSGDFVVLPLAFGKFWNIQTLILNTSASTLEIKADIWNMLRLRHVHTNIPAKLPSPSTSSGKASGLQTLSQVALESCKKDVLAKACNLKKLSIRGPMMAFLETNNGGHINLEELKYLEELKLLNDVLYGSKVLHLPPSFVRILRTVKKLTLSKTMFDWDEANSLGNLESLEVLKLKENAFTGKSWNPEIGGFLQLQVLWIEGAPDLETWEASKAHFPRLRHLVLKSCENLEAVPFELADVCSLQEMRLENTSKAAKYAKEIEINKLESDIKFKLTILPPETD